One Papaver somniferum cultivar HN1 unplaced genomic scaffold, ASM357369v1 unplaced-scaffold_135, whole genome shotgun sequence genomic window, atgatcaaaattttttttttgagcaaaGAATGAAAATATATTGATGGAGAAAAAACAGTACAAACAGACTCTAACTGgttaataaacaaaaaaaaaagaaaaaacatcaaaCCAGGGATTCCCATATAAGAATCCTGTTCTAAAGCCTGACTTATGATATTTGGTGGATCATCCCACCAAATTTGAAAGTGCACACTAGACCTAGCAAATTTCGCTAGCTTATCAGCTACATGGTTACATAACCTTGTTTGAAAAGAAACTTCACACAACTCTAAACTATGAAATAAAGATCGACACTCCAACAATATATTTTGATCCTCCCATTTGATGCCTTTGACAGTTCCCTTACAACAATTAATTACAGCCTGATTGTCTCCTTCAATGATAACTTGTTTGAATCCTAAATCCTTTATCCATCTGAGAGCTTGAAGGCGGACAAGATTTTCAGCTTGATGGATGTCCCTTGCTACTGCTGAGTATGCCATGGCCCCCAAGAATTTCCCTGTATGATCACGAAAGATTAAGGAAAAACCAGCATTAGAATTTTTATCTTTAACTGAAGCATCAATGTTTAGTTTCAACCAATTGACAGGTGGTTTCTTCCAATGGTTAGGAACAATGCAGTCCCTAGATTTAACAGAGAGATTTGAGTTAGAGAAAGAATGTATGCAATGCCTTATTATATGAATTATGCTATTAGGATGATGCATTTTATTCTCAAATACTCTCTCACATATGGCTATCCAGATATGCCAAAGGGTGCAGGCAGCAAGACAAGCCATATCTTTATTCTCAGCTTCTAAAGAGTTGTTGTTGCAGAACCAGGAAACTATCCAATCTGTAACAGAATTTTTCTCTTTTAAAGATTGTAAGAGGGAGGCAGATATTCCAAACCATATGACTTCAGCAAAATGACAATGAAGAAGGAGATGTGTGCTAGTTTCCTCGGAATTAAGACACAAAAGACACAGCTGATCCATATTGTTGTTTTTGCTGAATAGTTTTGTTTTAACTAGAAGAGTATCTTGGCAGCATTTCCATAAAAACATTTGGATTTTGTGAGGTACTTCCATATGCCACAATTTAAGCCAACCTTTACCTTCCATTTGATGAATATTGGATACACCAACACTGTTCTTAGACAACTCATTATATACAGATTTGACATGATCAATAGAGAGTTAAAGAGACCCACCATTTCTCTTTGTTTACCATTTTTATACCTAACGTTGAAGATAGTAAGATAACTACTAAGTCTCTCCAATCAAATATCTCCAAACCCTAGACCAATAAACAAGAAGGATAACTGCAGAAAACTGAAAGATTAAAAGAGAAATTAGTAAATTGATCAGGTGCAAGTAGAAGGGAGATTTATGTCTTATGTTGGAAATTAAGCACACTTTTTCTaatattaatttcaaaagaagagtttgttttcatttttctttttctcggTTGTTTCTCTAAAAAATACAAATTAATAGTTGTTGTATAGTATTTACCTTGTCCGGTCTAGTTGTGTATCATCTGAATTAGTTTTGCACTCGTCAATTCTAACATTGTGCTTTCTTCCAACAGTGATGCTACTCAACAAAGTTCAATCTAGTCAACTGGCAAAAAGTTATGGTGTGCATCCAATAGTAGTGCATTTAGCAAATGCTTGATTCTGTTTGAAAAAGTACCATCTTCTATGTTAATTATTCACTTTTATATTGTCTTAgtgatcattctcttatgatcACCCAATGGCTTTCCACCACCATCAGTGCACTCTTTGGAAGATTGATAAGGGAAAATAGTGAACAATGTTCAAACATAAGCCATCATTTGGAGGAAGCAAAAATGTATTGAAATCAATACAATGGGCGTTAAGCACAATCCATAAGAAAATAAGTCAACTATGAAACCGAAACATAGGAAAATTCGAAGTTTATTTCATAAACCAAAAGCAAGATAAAAAATTAATTCTTTTCATCATTAAATAACACAAAGAGATTCATCAATCAAAACAAATATTACAATCAAAACTATCGATATGAATGACAtatattttataaataaaaagTTATCATTAAGTTATATTGTGGTGGAGTACTTAACGaaagaaaatatatttgtttattggtattattatcttatttattagtattattatttagaacgggcacctagctcagctggtcatcgtcgtttcccaaagtttcatgcgttccaggaggtcccaggtttgaGTCCACAAGGgtgtaatattgcagaaattaacatggaaggtagagttagtttacccccttgtgacacaatctcagccgccatccgcttcggctcctttggctaggttacccatgaggctcgctggtaggctagcacaacaacctgttcaattaatgtagtagtatgtcgttggagcttagcttgttaggcttccaactagtttcatgtaataatcgttattcaataaaaataatattatagttaattaagttattttcatttATTAAGAATATTTTAGTAATATAATTATTTATGTAGGGATTTATTAGTTTAGAAATATCTCTTATTTTAGGTAATAAGTATTTTGATAGTTTAGGAAATATGGGaagagttatctatataaagagctctttattttaatattaaagtAGTGTTTCCCtcgagagtggtatctcggaaacacGTGGTTTTAGTGTTTATtctattcaacgcttccgccaTGCATCATATTGATAGTTTTGAATATACTACACGAATATTGATGTTA contains:
- the LOC113334066 gene encoding uncharacterized protein LOC113334066, with protein sequence MACLAACTLWHIWIAICERVFENKMHHPNSIIHIIRHCIHSFSNSNLSVKSRDCIVPNHWKKPPVNWLKLNIDASVKDKNSNAGFSLIFRDHTGKFLGAMAYSAVARDIHQAENLVRLQALRWIKDLGFKQVIIEGDNQAVINCCKGTVKGIKWEDQNILLECRSLFHSLELCEVSFQTRLCNHVADKLAKFARSSVHFQIWWDDPPNIISQALEQDSYMGIPGLMPNMLKTLHAQKPKPTPTEK